The following nucleotide sequence is from Candidatus Bipolaricaulis sibiricus.
GAGCATTCTCAAGGCTCAGGGGAAGGCGGTGGCGGTGGTTCGGCATCCGATGCCGTACGGGAACCTGGTGCGGCAGAAGGCACAGCGGTTCGCGTCCTACGACGACCTCGACCGCGCCGAGTGCACCATTGAGGAGCGCGAGGAGTACGAGCCACACATCCAGGCCGGATTCGTGGTCTACGCGGGTGTGGACTACGCGGCGATTCTCCATCAGGCGGAGGCTGAGGCAGATGTGATCCTGTGGGACGGGGGAAACAACGACCTCCCGTTCTTCCGTCCCGACTTCCTGATCGTGGTTGCGGACCCGTTGCGGGCAGGGCATGAGAGCTCCTATTGGCCGGGCTCGGTCGTGGTCCGTCAAGCCGATGCGATCGTCATCAACAAGGTGGATACGGCCGGATTGGAGCCAGTGGAACGGCTGCGGGCATCGCTCGCTGACCTCAACCCGCGGGCCCGAATCGTGGAGGCCGCGTCCCCGATCACCGTTGAGCATCCCGACCTGGTTGCGGGGCGCACCGTCCTCGTGATCGAGGATGGCCCCACCGTGACCCACGGCGAAATGCCCTTCGGGGCGGGAGCGGTGGCAGCCCGCAAGCTCGGGGCGACCCTTGCCGATCCGCGTCCGCACGCCCAGGGATCGCTCGTCGATGTGTACCGGACCTACCCCCACTTGGGCCCGGTCCTTCCGGCGATGGGCTACGGAAAGCGGCAGATCGAGGAGCTGGCGAAGACCATCGCCCGCGTTCCCTGCGAGGCGGTGGTCATCGCGACGCCGGTGGACCTGCGGCGGCTGGTCGCGATCGCTAAGCCCTGCACGCGTGTGCGGTACGATCTTCAGGAGATCGGTCAGCCGACGCTGGCTGACCTTCTCCCCACCTTCTGAGACAGGGGTCCAGGGGGGCTCGGACAAATGGGGCCGGGCCACCCCTCCGCTGTTCCCCGGGAGGCGATTAGCGCTCTGTATCCTCTCCCCATGAGGTGGTCTGAGATGAGAACGCGTCTCCTGGGTGCCCTTCTGGTAGCCCTGGTATGGGGTACCACGTCCTGGTCGCAGCCCCTGGCCGTTTCGGGCTCGTTGGGGATCGAGGTGACGTTTACGCCGATCCCCCCGGCTGACATCACGTCGGCGATCACCCTTGGCCTCACGTTCGGACGGGCTGAGATCGTCAGTCGGACCGAGCTTTCCCTTGCCGGACTTCTGGCGCAGTACCTCACGGTGGGGGTCAGCCTCGACGGGGTGGCGTTGCGCAGTGGGCTGCGGTTCGACCCCTGCTTCTCCCGGTACTGGTTCGAGGTGCGCGGGGGATGCTGCCCACTCGAGCTGGGCGGTCTGTTCCTCGTCGAGAACTTGGCCCTAGCCTGCCAAACGCCGAACTACACGGTGGGGATCGTCCTTGACCTCGGCGTGGCGTGGCGGCCGGGGTTCTTTGCCCGCTCGGTCACGGGTTTTGGCGTCACCGACGTCTATGGCCTGATCGACCTCGAACCCGGGACCTGGCTCACCGCCGTTCCCGGGGTGTGGTTCGAGGAGACCCTCCTCAACCTCGGCTTTGCCGGGGCGTGCTTCCGGACGGACGGCCTCGTCCTGTTTGTCCCGTACGGACTGGCGTGGTTCGAGCTCGGCGGGTCCTACCTCTACCCCGACCCCGAGGCCGAGCTCGGGGTACGTATTCGAATCTTGGGAACGTTCGCCTTGGACTGGGCGAAGCTCTTCTTCGGGGTGCGTGTGCCCCCGGTGGCGGTTCGGTTGGTCACCACGTTCGACCTAGGGGGATTCCTGGCTCAAGACGTGGCGGTTGAGGTGTCGTTCTCCTGGGTTCGGATCTACTCGCGCACCCGGTTCGACTTCGGGGGCCTGATCCAGGCGATCGTTGGGATCGAGCTGAAGTTCTGACCTCGGCCGGGACAGAGGGCCACGCTGCGGGACGAGGTTGTCGAACCGCCGGGGGGGGCTATCATCGGGCACGGGTCACGATGAGCCCGTTCCAGGTTGCCCCGGGTTTCACGCTGCCGTCCGCTGCAGGCGGGGAGGTTGCACTTCGCGACCTGCGCGGCCGGTACGCTGTGCTGTACTTCTACCCTCGGGCTGGCACGCCGGGCTGTACCCAGGAGGCCGGGGAGTTCCACCGGCGCGGACCCCAGTTTGCCGAGCTGGAAGCGCGCGTCGTGGGGATCTCCCCTGATCCTCTTTCGGCGCTGCGGCGGTTCGCCGGTCAGCACGGGCTTTCTCAGACCCTCCTCTCCGATTCCGACCGAACCGTTGCCCGGGCCTACGGGGCGATCACTCCCCAGGGACGGATCCAACGTTCGACGTTCCTGATTGACCGTGCAGGGGTGGTCCGCTGGCAGTGGCCCCGAGTGAAGGTTGCGGGACACGCCGACGACGTCCTTGCCACGCTGCGGGCGCTCCATGCTGCGGACAACGGCCTGAACCCGCTCATCCTGGCCCGGCGGGCGTACCGAGCCTTGTCTGAGCAACCGGTTTCGAAGCCCGCGCTGGAACGACTCGTCGAAGCTGCACACCTCGCTCCGTCGTGTTTCAACAACCAGCCGTGGCGGTTTGTGGTTGCCCAGGGTGAGGTTCTGGAGCGGGTGAAGGCGGCCCTTCCCGGAGGGAACTACTGGGCGAAGCGTGCTCCTGCGATCCTTGCCTTGTGCTCGCACCGTGATCTCGACTGCAAGCTCTCGGATGGGCGGGACTACTTCTTGTTTGGCTGTGGGATGGCCACAGGGATGCTCATGATCCAAGCGACCCAGATGGGGTTGGTTGCCCACCCCATCGCGGGCTACGACCCGCTGGCGGTCAAGGTGGCGCTGGGGATTCCTGCGGACTACACCCTCATCACGTTGATCGTGGTCGGCAAGCCCGGTGACGTGGGCACCCTGAGCGACAAGCACCGTGAGATCGAGCTCGGGCCACGGGACCGCAAGCCCTTGCCGACGGTCCTGGGGTGGGATAGGTTCGGGGACTCGGAACACACGGAGGGTACATGACGACGAACGAGACATTGAACGTGATCCGCGGGCGGAGGAGCGTGCTCCGGTTCGAGTCCAAGCCTGTGACCGATGACGAGCTGGAGGCGATCCTCGAGGCCGGGCGGTGGGCACCATCGTTTGCCAACTCCCAGCCGTGGACGTTTGTGGTCGTACGCGAGGCGAAGGCAAGGGAGGCGTTGGGCCAGCTCGTCCATCGGATCGCGTTTGCCCACCGGGGTCAGTACGCGATGACGGGCAAGGGAACCGGCGACGCGCCGATCGTGATTGCTGTGGTCCTCGACCCTGTCAAGGACCCCCAGCACTGGGTTGAGGCCGGGGCCGTGGCCACGCAGAACATGGCTCTCATGGCCCACAGCCTGGGCCTGGGGTCGTACTGGGCAGGTCTCGGGGGCAAGTCCGAGGCGGAGGCACGGCGGATTCTCGGGATTCCGAGGGGACTGCGGGTCGCCTCGATTCTCCCCATCGGTCGGCCTGCCTACACGCCGAAGGAAGGCGAGCGGACGCCGCTCGCAGAGATCGTCCGTCACGACCGGTTCGCCGGCTAGTCCAGGGGCGAAGACAAAGGCGAACGACGGGCTGCAGCTCGGCTACGCCGGTTAGGGCTGGCCTAAGTCGAAGATCTGCGTCTCGAGGGTGGACAGGTCGACCACGGCACAGGTGGCGCGGCCCGTGATCCACCCGCAGCACTCCCCGGGGTTGACGACGCGGGGAAAGCCTCCCCGGACATCCACACGGTGGGTGTGACCGTACACCACCAGGTCATAGCGCCCGGAATCGATCAGAGCGTCCAGCGTGCGGGGTTCGTGCATGAGCACGACTCGCCGGCCGGCGAGTCCCAGCTCGTGGGGTCCGGCGTGGAGTTCCCCACAGCCGCGGAACCGCTCTTGGAGGTGGCGCACGTCTCCATCGTTGTTCCCGAAGACGCCGATCAGCGAGAGCCCTGTCTCCACAAACGGCACCGCGGTGAACGGGGAGATGAAGTCCCCTGCATGCAGGACCAGCGCCGCGCCCTCCTTCCGGCACACCTCGAGCGCACGGCGGAGGCGGTCGAGGTGGTCGTGGGTGTCAGATACGACCCCGATGCGCACCTAGCCTCCGGCCTTGAGCCCGGACGCGGTGAGGACCACGCCCACCTGCTGTCCCGGCCGGATCGTCCCCTGATCGAGGAGCGCCGGGAGAGCGGCCACAGCAAGGGCCGCTGTCGGTTCCACGTGGATCCCCTCCTCCCTGGCCAGTCGACGCTGGGCGGCGTGGATGGCGTCCTCTTCGACCGCCACCCCGTTGCCACCCGCTGCGCGCAGTAGGGCCACGACCTGCTGTCCGCGAGCGGGTGTGGGAATGCGCGTGCCCTCAGCGACCGTCATCCCTGGATAGGGCTCGTGGGGCACGTTGTCCCCGCGGTGCAGGGCGCGGACGAGGGGGGCACACGCGGCTGGCTGAGCGATGTGGACCTGAGGGACTCGGTCGATCCACCCAAGGCGGAGAGCCGCAGCGAAGCCCTGATGGATGCCGAGGAACAGCCCGCCGCCTCCCGCCGGCACGACGACGTGATCGGGCACCGCACGTCCCCGATCTTCGATCCACTCGTAGGCCACGGTGGTCAAGCCGGCCACGAAGTACGGTGAGGTGTTGTGGGAAGCGTAGAACAG
It contains:
- a CDS encoding Threonine synthase, which encodes MWRYAPLLPPADPLTLGEGGTPLVPSLRIGPRLGIDVAFKLEGANPTGSFKDRGAAVLVAVLRSAGAAAVADDSSGNAGAALAAYAARAGLRAVLFAPAHASGPKLAQIAALGAELVRVSGPRERATRAVEEACRTDPTLFYASHNTSPYFVAGLTTVAYEWIEDRGRAVPDHVVVPAGGGGLFLGIHQGFAAALRLGWIDRVPQVHIAQPAACAPLVRALHRGDNVPHEPYPGMTVAEGTRIPTPARGQQVVALLRAAGGNGVAVEEDAIHAAQRRLAREEGIHVEPTAALAVAALPALLDQGTIRPGQQVGVVLTASGLKAGG
- a CDS encoding Thiol peroxidase, Bcp-type, coding for MSPFQVAPGFTLPSAAGGEVALRDLRGRYAVLYFYPRAGTPGCTQEAGEFHRRGPQFAELEARVVGISPDPLSALRRFAGQHGLSQTLLSDSDRTVARAYGAITPQGRIQRSTFLIDRAGVVRWQWPRVKVAGHADDVLATLRALHAADNGLNPLILARRAYRALSEQPVSKPALERLVEAAHLAPSCFNNQPWRFVVAQGEVLERVKAALPGGNYWAKRAPAILALCSHRDLDCKLSDGRDYFLFGCGMATGMLMIQATQMGLVAHPIAGYDPLAVKVALGIPADYTLITLIVVGKPGDVGTLSDKHREIELGPRDRKPLPTVLGWDRFGDSEHTEGT